Proteins found in one Thunnus maccoyii chromosome 5, fThuMac1.1, whole genome shotgun sequence genomic segment:
- the mdkb gene encoding midkine b: MRSVISVTLLLLLALTLTAEANKRAKNHKGGKHEKSRPASDCSSAETQYGKCVPENGDCGDGLREATCKDRTDKIHCKIPCNWKKNISDCKYKFGPWGACDGVTNTKSRSGTLKRALFNADCQTTVSVSKPCSPKVKKSRGEKKSN, encoded by the exons atGCGAAGTGTGATCTCAgtgacgctgctgctgctgctggctctgACGCTCACCGCCGAGGCCAACAAGAGAGCCAAAAACCACAAAG GTGGGAAACATGAGAAGTCCCGGCCGGCGTCCGACTGCTCCTCTGCAGAGACGCAGTACGGGAAATGCGTCCCAGAAAACGGAGACTGTGGAGACGGTCTGAGAGAGGCCACCTGTAAAGATCGCACCGACAAGATCCACTGCAAGATCCCCTGCAACTGGAAGAAGAACATCA GTGACTGCAAGTACAAGTTCGGCCCGTGGGGAGCCTGTGACGGCGTCACCAACACCAAGAGCCGGTCAGGAACTCTGAAGCGAGCGCTGTTCAACGCCGACTGTCAAACTACCGTCAGCGTGTCCAAACCCTGCTCCCCCAAAGTCAAGAAAAGCAGAG gaGAGAAGAAGTCAAACTGA